Genomic DNA from Leptotrichia wadei:
AATGAATTTTCTCCTTTCACAATAACACGTCCAGCAATAGAAAGCGGTCTATCAAACCAGGTGCTTAAAATAGGCCCTCCATAAACTTCTGTATTTAATCTTACTACATTTTCTGTAATAATTTCAGGATTAGGCTTTATTCTGAAACAAGGAGAATCCGTATGTGCCCCAAATATTTTAAACCCATTTTTCACATCAAAATCCTCTCCAACCGTAAAGGCAATTATAGTGGAACTAGATTTTTTTAAAAAATACTTTCCGCCCTTTTTAATTTCCCATTTTTCACGTGGCATAATTCTTTCAAACCCATTTTCATCCAAAATATCCGAACAGTTTTTCACAACGTGATAAGTACTTGGACTTTCATCAATAAATTCGATAACTTCCCTTGCAAAACTTTTCACTTCCATCTCAATAAAATTTTTCTGTATCTCTTCCAGCTCTCTCGTTGTGTGTATCATCTCTATTCATTCCTCTCAAGTTCAAATTTAAATTATTTAAAAACATTTCCCTATTAACAATATTGTACCCCATAATTTTTAATATTCAAAAAAATTTTTAATATTTTTTCAAATTTTTTGCAAAATTCATTAATTTTATTCAATTTATTTTAAAATTCATCAAATAAAAAAACTGGATTTTACTCCAGCTCTCTTTACAATTCAAAAATTTTTTTAATAAAAAATAGTTAGAAAATTCCTTTTTCTTTAAATACTTTAGTTAATTTTCCATAAGTATCCGCTTCAGCTGCAACCAATGGCAATCTCACCACATCATTATCCAATTTTCCAAGTATCTTCATAGCTGCCTTTACAGTTACAGGATTTCCTTCAACAAACATATTTCTACTTACATCGTATAATTTTGTATGAAGTTCAAACGCCTTGTCAAAATTTTTGTTTAAGAATGAACTAATCAAGTCGCTCATCTCTTGCGGCATTATATTAGCAACTACTGAAACTACTCCTTTTGCTCCAATTGAAAGCATTGGCAGAATTAAATGATCTTCTCCTGACAAGATTTCAATCTTATCCCCACATAAATCTTGAATTTTTATCATTTGCTCAAGGCTTCCTGTTGCTTCCTTTACAGCAACAATTTCAGGCAATTCAGCCAATTTTGCAATAGTTTCTGCTTCAATATTTGTTCCAGTTCTTCCTGGCACATTATAAAGCATTACAGGGAATTTTGCTTCTTTTGCAATTGTTTTATAATGTTCATAAAGCCCTCTTTGACTAGGCTTGTTATAATATGGGCAAGTACTTAATGCCGCATCTGCTCCTAGCTCTTTTGCATATTTCGTCAATTCTACTGCTCTCGCTGTATTATTAGAACCTGCTCCAGCAACAACTTGTATTCTTCCCTTCACTTCTTCCACAACTATTTTTATCACTTTTTCATGTTCTGCAAATGTCAATGTTGGAGCTTCTCCAGTTGTTCCACAAGGCACAATTCCAGCTGTCCCATTTTCAATGTGATAATTTACCAAT
This window encodes:
- the dapA gene encoding 4-hydroxy-tetrahydrodipicolinate synthase translates to MKFEGSYVALITPFKNNGTELDEDKLRELVNYHIENGTAGIVPCGTTGEAPTLTFAEHEKVIKIVVEEVKGRIQVVAGAGSNNTARAVELTKYAKELGADAALSTCPYYNKPSQRGLYEHYKTIAKEAKFPVMLYNVPGRTGTNIEAETIAKLAELPEIVAVKEATGSLEQMIKIQDLCGDKIEILSGEDHLILPMLSIGAKGVVSVVANIMPQEMSDLISSFLNKNFDKAFELHTKLYDVSRNMFVEGNPVTVKAAMKILGKLDNDVVRLPLVAAEADTYGKLTKVFKEKGIF